Genomic DNA from Pigmentiphaga litoralis:
CGCCGATCCGCGTCGGGTTCGATGCGTAGAAGGGCGTGAAGAAGCCCGGCGTGCTCGCCACGCCTATCCACTCCCCTTGCAGCCAGGTGTAATCGGCCGCCACATACACGTCGCTGCGCTTGGACAACGCATAGCCCAGGATCGCGCCCGTGCTGACGCGCTGGCCCGACGCGCCGCCCCGCGACAGCCTGTCATAGGTGATGGCGCCGATCAGGCTCCAGGCCGGGGCCAGCGTGGCGTTGAAGCCCGTGTAGACCGCCTGGTTCAGCGTGTCCGACTGCGCCAGGTGGTTCCATGTGTAGCCCAGGTAGAGCTTGGCGCGGTCGAGCGCATAGGTCCCGCCCACCGACCACGTGGTCTGGCGGGTCGCAGGCACGACCGACCCGAAGTAGCTTTCAACGTCCTTCTGCACCTGATACACGCCGGCCAGCATGACGCGGCCGGTGGTGTGCGACACCGCCCCGGCATAGGTCGCGCCGGTGCTGACGGCCTGACCCGGACGTTCACCGGGGGTGTAGCTCGCCATGAGCGTGGTATTGCCCACCGCGCCCACGTACTTGACCATATTTTCCTGGCGCAGGCCGGTGTAGGTCGTGCCCTGGTAGCCCAACAGCACCAGGTTGCCCAGGTAGGTGGCTTCGTAGCTGCCGATCACGTCTTGCGGCAACGTGAATTGCCGGCCCACCGTCACGCGGCCAAAGCCGCCCGACAGGCCCAGCGTCGATTGGCGGCCGAACAGGCGGCCGCCCTGCTGGTTGATGCCAGTGTCCGGTGAATAGCCGGTTTCGAGCACGAACTCGGCCTTGTAGCCGCCGCCCAGTTCTTCGGCGCCCCGGAACCCCAGCCGGCTGCCGGTCAGCACGCCGTCGGACAGTTGCGCCTTTCCACTGCCGTCCGCGCCCTCGTGGGTGCTGTAGCGCACGGCGGTATCGATCAGGCCGTAGACGGTGACGTTGGATTGGGCGTGGACGAGGCAGGGTGCGGCGGACAGGGCCGCCAGGGACAGGGCCCAGGCGCCCGGCGCCGGGCGGAACAGACGGATCATTGCAAGGCTCGACAAGGCGCGCACCCGGAACGACTCGGCATCCAGGCGGCGCTGGCAAAAAAAAACGCGCGGGGACAAGCCCGCGCGCCGGCAGTATAAAGCACCGTCCTGCTACACCCGCGCCACCACGGCGAACGGGCCGCCGCCCGCCGGGCCCTGGTGTTCCGCGCCGCCCGACACATAGACCGCGCTCTGCCCCACGACCGAGGCCACCACGGCTCCCACTGCGGCACGCGCATGGCGGGTCGAGTTGATATCCGAATCGTTGAGCATGGTGTGCCGCACGCCGCGCACCTTCCCGTCGGGTGACGCTTCCGCCTTGCCGAACACGTTCACGATACGTTCGGCCAACGCCGCGCGGCCCATGCCCGGATCGATGTCCAGGCGCTGCAGGCAGGCGCGCAGGCTGTCGGCGTCGATCGCGTCATCCATGACGCCGTGGTCGATCACGTACGGGCTGTCGGACGCGCGGCTCATGCCCATCACGATCACGACGTTGTAGTCGATCTCGATACCGGCCGACGCCGACGCCACGCCCGAAAACAGCGACCAGTCGGCGTTGATCGATTCGTTGCTGACCGCCGATTCGGCGATCTCGCCCGTGGCGACCGCGACCCCCAATGCGGACGCCGCACGCGACGCCCCCATGGATTCGTAGGTTTCGTGCGCAACCGGCGTTTGGCCGCGCGACAGCGCATCGGCGATCTTGGTCGACGTCAGCAGCGGGCATTTGACCTGCACGAAGTGCACGTCCGCCGTCGAAGCAATGCCAGCCTCGGCCATCGCCTCCTTGACGGCCTGTGCGGTCTCTTTGACCTGCACCGTGGTGCCCAGTTCTTCAGGCAGGAAGGCGCGGGTGAAGGCAATGCCGATGGCCAATCGCGGCGCGCCGTCATGCGTATCGTCAGTCACCTTGCGCGTGAACACCGTGAAGTGCGGGCTGAGCACGCCTTCGGTCCCGCCCGACATCACGAAGGCAATGCGATGCTCCACGTCGTCGGCGGTCATGTCCAGGCGCGGCGCCAGGGCGTGGCACCAGGCGCGCGTGGCGTATTCGCGCGTGAAGTCGTTCACGCAGCCGTTGCCTTCGGTCTTGCCCATGACGGCAACGATGTCTGCCGGGTCGATTTCGCCCGCGTCGATCAGCGTGAGAGCGCCCGAAATGTCGCCCGGACCGCTGCAGAGAATCTTGTGGACACCAACGCGTTGCATGGAAAAGCTCCTGGAAAGTCAACCAACGATGCCCCATCATGCCGTCACGAGTGCATCGTATCCAGTGCTAAAGTCGGTGCACCCTGTTCGAATTCCAGCAACGCTCGCATCCTGTCCCATGTCCCTCCAGTACCTGCGCGTTTTCCGCCACATCGACGAAATCGCCCGCTGCGGTTCCATTCGCAAGGCGGCCGAAGCCCTGTTCCTGACGCCTTCGGCGCTGGACCGCCGCCTGCAGGACCTGGAAGCGGAACTGGGCACGCCCCTGTTCGAGCGGCACGCCCGCGGCATGCGGCTGACGTCGGCGGGCGAGATCTTTCTGCATCATGTACGCGCCCAACGGGCGGACTTCGAACGTGTGCGCGCCGAAATCGAGCAACTGAAAGGCCTGCAACGCGGCAGCGTGTCGGTAGTCGCCAGCCAGGCCCTGGTCCACACCGTCCTGCCCCAGGTGATCCAGCAGTTCAACGAACGGCATCCCGGCATCACTTTTACCGTGACCGTGGCCGACCACGCGGTCGTCATCCAGGCGCTGCGGGAATTCCAGGCCGACCTGGGCATCGTCTACCACGCGCCCGCAGCCGCCGACGTGCTGCCCCTGTTCACGGTAGACCAGGCGCTGTGCGCCGTCATGGCCGAAGGGCATCCCCTTGCCGCGCAGCCGGGCGTCAGCATGGCCGACTGCCTGGCCTACCCGGCCGCCCTGCCCGACCGGTCGCTGGGTGGCCGGATCGTGCTGGATCAGTTCTTTGCACGCAGCTCGCTCAAGCCCAAGGTGGCGATGGAATCGAATTCCTTCGAAATGCTGCGCAACTACGTGCGCGGCACCACCGCCGTCACCTTCCAGATTCCGCTGGGTGCGCCGATGGCCGAGGCGCGGGATGGCGTCGTGGCCCGGCCCATCACCGACCGCAAGCTGGAGCGCAGCACGCTGGTGGTCGCGCAGCTCAAGGGCCGTCCGTTACCTGGACCGGCGGCGCGCTTTGTCGAAGCGCTGCGCGAGGTACTGGTGCGCCAATAACGTCAGGTTGTCGGCCAATGGCCGAGTTACAGGCGCTTTCCAAGTCGAGACGCCCTGTCGCACGCACGGTCGCGCACGCGAGCTACGCTAGCCCTTCACTTTAGGAGCGACTCATGAAGAAGAAAGGTTCGGCAGTCTGGCAAGGCGGGATCAAGGACGGTCAAGGCAAGATCTCGACCGAAACCGGCGTCCTGAAAGATGCCCCGTACGGATTCAAGTCACGCTTCGAGACCGGCCCCGGCACCAACCCCGAAGAATTGATCGGCGCGGCCCACGCCGCCTGCTTCTCGATGGCCCTGTCGTTGGAATTGGGCAACGCTGGCATCACCGCGCAAAACATCGCGACGACGTCGACGATCACGCTCGACAAGGTCGGCGAAGGCTTCGCCATTACGGCCGCCCACCTGGACGTGACCGTGACGGCGCCTGGCTCCGACAAGGACGCCGTGCAGAAAGCCGTGGATAACGCCAAGGTCGGCTGCCCGGTTTCCAAGGTGCTGAACGCCACGATCACGATGGATTCGAAGATCGAAAACTGATGTTCGGAAAGTGCTAGCGCAGCGATAGTCGCAAGCACCGGAACAGTTGTTGCGCTGCATCTCGCGCACGTTCGGAAAGCACTGCATAATCGAGTTGAACGGGTCCTTCGTGGGCCCGTTGTTGTTTGCGCCTATCCGGCAAGACATCCCGAACTCGACACTCCGGACTGGAGCCCGACGCGTGCTGCGCAAGAATGCCACCCCCCTCCCCTGGTCGACTCCGGCCTGGGTCGCCGATTCGGTCTATCGCCTTGCACTTGAAGCCGCGCCCTGCGGCATGTTCCTGTGCGATGCCGACGGCACGTTCCAGCTGGTCAACCTGGCGTATGAACGCCTGACCGGCTACAGCGCCGCCGAACTGGTCGGCGTTGCCACCTTCGACACCCTGCACGAACCCAGCGAATGGCAGCAGCGGCGCGAGGAATTGCTGTCCCCCACCGTTCCCGTCCAGCACGCCTACGCGGCGGGACCGGTGCGCGACATCCACACCCTGCCTGATTCCGAATGGGTCTACGTGCGCCGCAACCAGAGCCGGGTGAACGTGTTGCTGACGATGTCGCAACTGACCGACCATGCGGGGCGCCTGCAGGGCTATGTGGGCATGGTGATGGACAACACGCGGCGCGCGCAGCAGCAGTCGCGGCTGTGGTACCTGTCCCACCACGATGAACTGACGGGCCTGCCCAACCAGACCTGGGTCGAAGAACACCTGGACATGGCGATCCAGCGGCGCAAGGTCATGAGCGAACCCGTGTTGCTGACGGTGATCGAGATCGACAATCTGCGCAAGCTGCACGACACGCTGGGTCCCGCCGCGCGCGAAACCGCGATCAAGCATGTGGCCGAACGCCTGCGCGCCGGGTGCGACGCCAGCCAGTCGGTCGGGCTGATGAGCGCAACCCAGTTCGCGATCGTGACCACTGGCTTGCGCACCATGGGCCCGGAACGCGAAGCCGCGCTGCTGCGGTCGCTGGCCCAGCCTGTGGATTACCTGGGCACCCAGCTGCGCCTGACGGTCAGCGCCGGCGCCTGCGCCTTTCCCGACGCGGGCACGGAAGCCACGTCCCTGATCCGGCGCGCGCTGCTGGCGCTGAGCGCCGCGCGCAACGAGGGCGGCAACACCCTGCGCCATTTTGAATACACCATGCAGGCCCAGTCCACGCGCCGCCTGGAACTGGAAGTGCTGCTGCAGGAAGCGGTGGAAACCGAGCAGTTCACCCTGGCGTTCCAGCCGCAGATCCACCTGGCCAACGGGCGCATCACGCTGGCCGAGGCCTTGCTGCGGTGGAATCACCCGGTCAAGGGCGCGATCGGCCCGGGCGAATTCATTCCCGTTGCCGAAGATACCGGTCTGATCCTGCCCATGGGGGAATGGGTGGTGCGCACGGCCTGCCGCCAGGCCGCGCGTATCGTGTCGCGCTTTGGCACCTGCCCGCGGATCGCCGTGAACGTGTCGCCGATCCAGTTCCGCAAGGTGGACGTGTTGAAGATGGTGGAGCGCGCGCTGGATGCCGCGTCGCTGGACCCGGCCTACCTGGAAGTCGAGATTACCGAAGGCGTGCTGCTGGATGACACGTCGGCCGCCATGGCCACGATCAAGGGCCTGCGGGACATGGGGGTCGAGATCGCGATCGATGATTTCGGGACCGGCTATTCCAGCCTGTCTTACCTGACCCGGTTCCAGGTGGACCGGATCAAGATCGACCGGTCACTGGTCATGGCCATGTCCACCGGGCGGCAAGGCCGCGCGATCGTCAGCGCCATCATCGCAATGGCGCATGAACTGGGCATCCATGTGACGGCGGAAGGGGTCGAGACGGCCGACGATGCCGACAGCCTGACCAGACTCGGGTGCGATGAAGCGCAGGGCTACTGGTTTTCGCGGCCGCTGAACCCGGCGGCCTTCGAACACGTCCTGTCGCCGCTGCCTTCGACCCTGCTGCAGCCTTCGACGCTGGTCTGACCCGGCGCCCCCGGCCGATCAGGCGTCGCGCAGGGGCGGCGCTTCTTGCGCCAACGTCTGGGCGGGCGTCGGGACCAGTTCGATATCCCCGGCGATCGGCATGTCGGCCCGCGGCGGCGCTTCAACCTTGAACGAGCGTTCGCCCGCCGGCACCGCCTGGGGCGACGATGTCCACTTCGGATCCGGAATCTCGGTAAACACCTGGCGCAGGCGTTCGCCCCAGGTCGAGTGGATCATCTGGTAGTACTCGTTGGTGTGGTCGATCAGCGCGTACTTGGTCACGCGCAGGCTGTCCTTTTCATACACCAGCAGGTCCAGCGGCAGGCCCACCGACACGTTGGACCGCAGTGTCGAATCCATGGAGATCAGCGCGCACTTGGCCAGTTCGTCAAGCGGCGTGGACGGCGTGATGACCCGGTCGATGATGGGCTTGCCGTACTTGGCTTCGCCGATCTGGAAATACGGGTTCATGGTCGACGCTTCGATGAAGTTGCCGGCCGCGTAAATCTGGAACAGCCGCATCTTCTGGCCATGGATCTGGCCACCGAGCAGGAAGCTGCAATTGAATTCGACGTTGAATTCCTGCAGCGCCGCGGCGTGCTGCTTGTAGACCTCGCGCACGGCCTCGCCGATCAGGCGCGCCGCCTCGAACAGGGATGGCACCGTCCACAAGGTCTGGCCACCTGGATGGGTCGGCTCGGTCAGCAGTTGCACCACCGACTGCGTCAGGGCGAGGTTGCCCGCGGTCATCAGCACCAGCACACGTTCGCCCGGCTGCTCGAAGACCGCCATCTTGCGAAAGGTGCTGACGTGATCGACGCCAGCGTTGGTGCGGGTATCCGACAGGAACACGAGGCCGTCGGACACGCTCATTGCGACACAGTAAGTCATGGTCTGGGAAAACAAGTGGAACGCGATGGACCGTCCATTCTACCGTCTGTCGCGCCCCGGACTGACCCGTATCGCCTAGAAGCTTTTGACCACGACCTGCACTTTGACGTCCACCGACAACGTCTCGTTTCCGCCCCCGACCCGCATCCCGCGCAGCGGCGCCGCCGCCGAGTAGTCGCGTCCCACTGCCAGCCGGCAATACTGCTCGCTGGCGAACTGGCCCTGGGTCACGTCCACCGAGATCCAGCCGCAGTCTTCGAGCCAGACATCGACCCAGGCGTGACTGGCGGCCTGCTCGCCGATCTCGGGTGCATTGCTGGTTTCAAGGTAGCCGCTGACATACCGTGCGGGCAGATTGCGCGCGCGGCAGCAGGCGATGAACAGATGCGCATGGTCCTGGCAGACGCCTTTGCCCTGGGCCAGGGCTTCGGCCGCCGTGCCCGTGACTTCGGTCGACCCGGTCTGGTAGGCGACCTTGCCGCGAATGGTCTGCGCCAGGTTGACCAGCGACGACGGCGACTTCAGGTCGGTAATCGTGTTGGCCAGATCCAGGATCGCAGGGTCCACTTCCGTCAATGGCGTCGTGCAGGTGAAGTGTTCGAGCGGAATCCGCCCGGGGCCTTCCAGCAGACGGCCGTCCTGCAAAGGCGTGGTTTCGACTTCGCCGGTGGCCGTGAAGGTCATCTCGGTAATGGGCCGCGTCAGCACCAGCGTCTGCAGCGTATTGCCGTAGGCGTCGAGCGACGTGTTGAGCTTGCCCGGCACCGACAGGTCCCAGTTGGCGACGAACTGGGTCGGCGCCGAATTCGGGGTCAGCCGGATCTGCTGGATGGAATACAGCACGGGGCTGTCATAGGTGTAGCGGGTCTGGTGGCGGATCGACAGACGCATGGGAGCCCCTTATACCGTCGTCGGCAGCAAGAACGTCGTGCTGATCTTGTTGCCAAGCACATACATGCGGGCCAGGAACTGGGTGAGGTACTCGTGCAGACCTTGGTCCAGCACGTCGCGAATGTCCGAGAACAGGAGTTCGGCGCGCAGCTTGCCGGCGTAGCGCTCGCATTCCATCGAGTTCTGCGTGGTCAGCATGGCCAGGTTGGTCACGACGCCGTCGAGCGAGGCCAGCAGCGACCGCGGCATGGACGGATTCAGGATCAGCAGTTCCACCACGCGTTCCGGCGCGAGCACGTCGCGGTAGACCTGGCGATAGATTTCCAGCGCCGACACCGAGCTCAGGATGGACGTCCAGTAATAGAAGTCGTCCAATTGCGCGGCGCTGACCGTGCCGGTTTCGCGCCCGCCGCTCACGAAACGAACGTCCAGGATCCGCGCCGTGTTGTCGGCCCGTTCCAGGAAGGTGCCCAGCTGCGTGAAGTAGAAGGCGCCGTCCTGCAGCGCGGTGCCCAGGGTCACGCCGCGCGACAGGTGCGAACGGAACTTGACCCATTCGAACAGTGCGTTCGGATCCTGCAGCCAGCCGTTGTCGGCCAGGCGGTTGCCGAATTCCAGCCAGGTGTGGTTGATGGTTTCCCACGATTCGGTCGTGATCGCGCCGCGCACGGCCCGGGCGTTTTCACGCGCCGCCTGCAGGCAGCGCAGGATGGACGACGGATTGTCGGCGTCGGTGACCATGAAGCGCAGCACGTTCTCGGGCGTGAGCGCATCGTAGCGCTCGGAAAATGCCTGGCCGAGTTCGGAGATGTCCAGGACCGCGCGTTGGCTGCGCGTTGCGCTTTCTTCCGATTGCGGCAACAGCAGGGCTTTGAGGGTGACGTCGAGCATGCGCGCGGTGTTTTCCGCGCGTTCCATGTATCGGGCCATCCAGAACAGATGATCGGCGGTTCGACTCAGCATCTTATTTCTCGGTAATCCACGTGTCTTTCGTTCCCCCGCCCTGCGACGAGTTCACCACCAGCGAGCCTTCGCGCAGCGCCACCCGGGTCAGGCCGCCTGCGACCATCGACACGTTCTTGCCCGACAACACGAAGGGGCGAAGGTCGATGTGGCGCGGCGCGACGCCCGATTCCACGAAGGTGGGGCAGGACGAGAGCGCAAGGGTGGGCTGGGCGATGTAGCCATTGGGCCGGGCAATGAGCCGGGCCCGGAAGGCTTCGATCTCGGCCTTGGACGAGGTCGGCCCGACCAGCATGCCGTAGCCGCCGGCGCCGTGGACTTCCTTGACGACCAGTTCCGGCAGGTTGGCCAGCACGTACGACAGTTCGTCGGGCTTGCGGCACTGCCAGGTCGGCACGTTCTTGAGAATGGGTTCTTCGGACAGGTAGAACTTGACCATGTCCGGCACGAAGGGATAGATGGACTTGTCGTCGGCCACGCCGGTACCGATGGCATTGGCCAGCGCCACCCGGCCGGCGCGATAGACCGACAGCAGTCCCGGCACGCCCAGCGCGGAGTCGGCGCGGAAGGCAAGCGGATCCAGGAAGTCGTCGTCCAGGCGGCGGTAGATGACATCGACGCGCTTCGGGCCGCGCGTGGTGCGCATGAACACGCTGTTGTCGTCGACGAACAGGTCCTGCCCCTGCACCAGTTCCACGCCCATCTGCTGCGCCAGGAAGGCGTGTTCGAAGTAGGCGGAGTTGTACATGCCGGGCGTCAGCACCACGACCGTCGGATCGTCGACGCCGCTGGGCGCCACCGACCGCAGGCTTTCCAGCAGCAGGTCGGGATAGTGGGCGACCGGCGCGACCTTGTTCTGCACGAACAGCTCGGGGAACAACCGCATCATCATCTTGCGGTTTTCAAGCATGTAGGACACGCCCGAGGGCACGCGCAGATTGTCTTCCAGCACGTAGAACGTGCCGTCGTTGTCGCCGCCGGCCTTGACGATGTCGACGCCGGCCACGTGAGCATAGATGTCACGCGGCACCGACACGCCCTGCATTTCCGGACGGTACTGAGCATTGGTATAGACCTGCTCGGCCGGAATCACGCCGGCGCGGACAATGCGGCGGTCGTGATAGACGTCGTGGATGAACATGTTGAGGGCGCGGACGCGCTGAGCGAGACCGTCTCGCAGCAGGCTCCATTCGTCGCCCGGAATGATCCGGGGGATCAGGTCGAACGGGATCAGCCTTTCGGTGCCGCCCGCGTCCCCATCGACCGCGAAGGTGATTCCGACACGTCGGAAAACAAGGTCGGCTTCCGCCCGCTTGCGCGCCATCGTCTCGGGAGACTGGCGGGAGAGCCAAGCGCCGAAGCGCTCGTAATGCTGGCGGACCTTACCTTCTTCAAACTGCATTTCGTTGTAAGACCGCATCGTGTGCCTTTCGCCTTTCGCGCTCTGCGCAATGTGACTTTTCTACTAAAGCAAAGGCCGTACCCGTTCGCCATGCACGTTTTGCCACAGCTGCGCACCATCGGGAGGCGTGGGTGCCGGTCCCCCTGCACCACGTGTCCTCATCATAAGCTGGGCAGCACCACCTTGGTTACACAATTACCGGCGCCACGCGCAAATCCCGGGCCGAAATGATTACGGAATATTGCCGCCCGCCGGGGGCTCACCGGAATCCAGGAATCGTGCTACGTCGTCAAGCACCGGTCCGAGGAAGCGGGTGGGCCTGGCCAGGGCGCCGATCAGGGTGACGTGGCTCAGGCCCGGGTAATAGTGCTCGAAAGCCTGGCCGCCGTGTTCGCGCACGCTCGCCGCCAGCCGTTCGGAGTTTCCCGGACGGACCGTGGTGTCCTTGAGGCCGGACATCAGCAGCAGCGGAGGCGATTTGCCATCGACATGGGTGATCGGTTGCGTGGTGCGCAGGTCGGTGGCGGTGCCGAAGATGATCTTGAGCGTGGGATCGGTCAGCGGCAGGAAGTCATAGGGGCCGGCCAGGCCCACCACGCTGCGGATCGCACCGCGGCGCGGGCCCAGCCAGCGATCATCCATGACCAGGTCGACCGCAATATAGGCGCCGGCCGAATGCCCCATCAGGTGGACACGCGACGGATCGCCAGCAAAGTCGGCCAGGTGATCCAGCGTCCACCGCACGGCCGCCGCGCCGTCGTCCATGAAGCCGGGGTAGCGGACCTCGGGGTAAATGCGGTAGTCCGCCAGCACCACGACGTAGCCGCGCGACGTCAGGGCTTCGGCAACGAACAGGTAGTCCTGCTTGCGGCCGCTGTCCCAGTTGCCGCCGTAGAAGAACACCACGACGGGACGCAGGGCCGAGGACGGCGGCCGGGTCGGCACATAGACGTCGACCGATTGCCGGGGCGACGGGCCGTAGGACAGATCGGCTTGGCGGGTAAACCCGCTTTCAGGGACGAGGGCGTTGATCGCCTGGACGGTGGAACAGCCCGCCACGATCAGGGCGGGGATGCACAGACAGGCCACCTTCAGGCAGGTGCGCCAGAAGGCCTGGGTCGGGGACAGGGGCATGCGGTATCCGGTAGTTGCGGGGTGTCAGCCCGCAGCGTATCAGTCTGCCGCGCTTCAGCCTGGAATGCCCGGCAACGACGCGTCGTGGGGCCGGGGGTCCGGGGCGCCGCCGTCCGTGACCGCTGCGTCCTGCGCATAGTGAAAGGCTTCATCACGCGCGCTGTCGTAAACCGGCACGCCGGCCACGTAGGTGGCCTTGACGGCCCGGTCGTCGCCCAGCGTCATCAGCACGAACAGCTTTTCCAGGATGTCCTGGGTGAAGCCCATGCGGAAGGCGATCAGCGGCGTCGGCGCCAGATCCAGCACGACCAGGTCGGCGTCGTACCCCGGCGCGACCGATCCCAGCGAGTCCTGCAGGTACAGGGCCTCGGCCCCGCCCCGCGTCGCCAGGTAGAAGGCATGCGCTGCCGTCAGCCGGCCCTGCGCCATTTGCGAAACCTTGTAGGCTTCGTTCAGGGTGTGCAGCGTGCTGAAGCTGGTGCCCGCGCCGATGTCCGACCCGATGCCCACGCGGACCGGCCGATCCGTCTGCTTGGCTTCGGTCAGCTTGAACAGGCCGCTGCCCAGGAACAGGTTGGACGTCGGGCAATGCGCCAGCGCCGATCCGGTGCGATGGCAGCACGCGAAGTCGACATCATCCATGTGCACCGCGTGGCCGAAGATGGCGCGTGGACCGGTCAGGCCGGCATGGTCATACACGTCCAGATAGCTGGAACGTTGCGGGAACAGATCGCGCACCCAGTCGATCTCGCCGGTGTTTTCGGCCAGATGGGTCTGCATGTAGGTGCCGGGGTGCTCTTTCCACAACCGCGCGGCGGCGGCCAATTGTTCGTCGGTGGACGACGCGGCAAACCGCGGCGTGATGCAGTACAGCTGCCTGCCGCGGCCATGCCACTTCTGCAGCAAGGCCTTTGATTCGTCGTAGCCGCGTTCGGCGGTGTCCAGCAGCGCATCAGGCGCGTGCCGGTCCATCAGCACCTTGCCCGCGATCATCCGGGTGTTGAAACGTTCGGATTCTTCAAACAACGCGTCCACCGATTCGGGGTGAACGGTGCAGTACACCGCGGCGGTCGTCGTGCCCGAGCGCAGCAGCTCGCGCAGGAACACACGCGACACGGTATCGGCGTGCGACTTGTCGGCAAACTGCTGTTCGGCAATGAAGGTGTACTTGTTCAACCATTCCAGCAGTTGCTCGCCGAATGCGCCGATCATTTGCGTTTGCGGGTAGTGCACGTGGCAGTCGATGAAGCCGGCGCAGATCAGGCTGTCGGGATAGTGCGTGACCGTGACAGCCGACCCCGCGGCCTGCGTCGCGGCATCCACCGCGGCATCCGAATAGGGATCGACCGACACGATCTTGCCGTCCGCCATCACGACCAGGGCGTCGTCCAGATATCGGTAGCTGCTGGCCGGGTCGACCAGGAAAGGGTCCTGATGAAAGGTAATGACCGAGCTGCGCAATGCCGTGACAGTCATGGCGGTGTCCTCATGAAGCGCGCCGATGGCGACGTGGCGAAAGTGCGGCCAGTGTAGAAGAGATTCGTCTCCACACGTTGCACACAAAGTCTCGACGCCCGGGCAAGGTTGGCGCAGCAGACTGCGCCCAGTCGTCACCTCGGGGGCCCGCGGTGACACCCACCTTCCTGAATCGGGGTTGATTCGATGAGCG
This window encodes:
- a CDS encoding porin; this translates as MSPRVFFCQRRLDAESFRVRALSSLAMIRLFRPAPGAWALSLAALSAAPCLVHAQSNVTVYGLIDTAVRYSTHEGADGSGKAQLSDGVLTGSRLGFRGAEELGGGYKAEFVLETGYSPDTGINQQGGRLFGRQSTLGLSGGFGRVTVGRQFTLPQDVIGSYEATYLGNLVLLGYQGTTYTGLRQENMVKYVGAVGNTTLMASYTPGERPGQAVSTGATYAGAVSHTTGRVMLAGVYQVQKDVESYFGSVVPATRQTTWSVGGTYALDRAKLYLGYTWNHLAQSDTLNQAVYTGFNATLAPAWSLIGAITYDRLSRGGASGQRVSTGAILGYALSKRSDVYVAADYTWLQGEWIGVASTPGFFTPFYASNPTRIGAMAGVRTRF
- a CDS encoding ring-opening amidohydrolase, encoding MQRVGVHKILCSGPGDISGALTLIDAGEIDPADIVAVMGKTEGNGCVNDFTREYATRAWCHALAPRLDMTADDVEHRIAFVMSGGTEGVLSPHFTVFTRKVTDDTHDGAPRLAIGIAFTRAFLPEELGTTVQVKETAQAVKEAMAEAGIASTADVHFVQVKCPLLTSTKIADALSRGQTPVAHETYESMGASRAASALGVAVATGEIAESAVSNESINADWSLFSGVASASAGIEIDYNVVIVMGMSRASDSPYVIDHGVMDDAIDADSLRACLQRLDIDPGMGRAALAERIVNVFGKAEASPDGKVRGVRHTMLNDSDINSTRHARAAVGAVVASVVGQSAVYVSGGAEHQGPAGGGPFAVVARV
- a CDS encoding LysR family transcriptional regulator, translating into MSLQYLRVFRHIDEIARCGSIRKAAEALFLTPSALDRRLQDLEAELGTPLFERHARGMRLTSAGEIFLHHVRAQRADFERVRAEIEQLKGLQRGSVSVVASQALVHTVLPQVIQQFNERHPGITFTVTVADHAVVIQALREFQADLGIVYHAPAAADVLPLFTVDQALCAVMAEGHPLAAQPGVSMADCLAYPAALPDRSLGGRIVLDQFFARSSLKPKVAMESNSFEMLRNYVRGTTAVTFQIPLGAPMAEARDGVVARPITDRKLERSTLVVAQLKGRPLPGPAARFVEALREVLVRQ
- a CDS encoding OsmC family protein, yielding MKKKGSAVWQGGIKDGQGKISTETGVLKDAPYGFKSRFETGPGTNPEELIGAAHAACFSMALSLELGNAGITAQNIATTSTITLDKVGEGFAITAAHLDVTVTAPGSDKDAVQKAVDNAKVGCPVSKVLNATITMDSKIEN
- a CDS encoding putative bifunctional diguanylate cyclase/phosphodiesterase, with the protein product MLRKNATPLPWSTPAWVADSVYRLALEAAPCGMFLCDADGTFQLVNLAYERLTGYSAAELVGVATFDTLHEPSEWQQRREELLSPTVPVQHAYAAGPVRDIHTLPDSEWVYVRRNQSRVNVLLTMSQLTDHAGRLQGYVGMVMDNTRRAQQQSRLWYLSHHDELTGLPNQTWVEEHLDMAIQRRKVMSEPVLLTVIEIDNLRKLHDTLGPAARETAIKHVAERLRAGCDASQSVGLMSATQFAIVTTGLRTMGPEREAALLRSLAQPVDYLGTQLRLTVSAGACAFPDAGTEATSLIRRALLALSAARNEGGNTLRHFEYTMQAQSTRRLELEVLLQEAVETEQFTLAFQPQIHLANGRITLAEALLRWNHPVKGAIGPGEFIPVAEDTGLILPMGEWVVRTACRQAARIVSRFGTCPRIAVNVSPIQFRKVDVLKMVERALDAASLDPAYLEVEITEGVLLDDTSAAMATIKGLRDMGVEIAIDDFGTGYSSLSYLTRFQVDRIKIDRSLVMAMSTGRQGRAIVSAIIAMAHELGIHVTAEGVETADDADSLTRLGCDEAQGYWFSRPLNPAAFEHVLSPLPSTLLQPSTLV
- a CDS encoding proteasome-type protease, with protein sequence MTYCVAMSVSDGLVFLSDTRTNAGVDHVSTFRKMAVFEQPGERVLVLMTAGNLALTQSVVQLLTEPTHPGGQTLWTVPSLFEAARLIGEAVREVYKQHAAALQEFNVEFNCSFLLGGQIHGQKMRLFQIYAAGNFIEASTMNPYFQIGEAKYGKPIIDRVITPSTPLDELAKCALISMDSTLRSNVSVGLPLDLLVYEKDSLRVTKYALIDHTNEYYQMIHSTWGERLRQVFTEIPDPKWTSSPQAVPAGERSFKVEAPPRADMPIAGDIELVPTPAQTLAQEAPPLRDA
- a CDS encoding transglutaminase family protein, with translation MRLSIRHQTRYTYDSPVLYSIQQIRLTPNSAPTQFVANWDLSVPGKLNTSLDAYGNTLQTLVLTRPITEMTFTATGEVETTPLQDGRLLEGPGRIPLEHFTCTTPLTEVDPAILDLANTITDLKSPSSLVNLAQTIRGKVAYQTGSTEVTGTAAEALAQGKGVCQDHAHLFIACCRARNLPARYVSGYLETSNAPEIGEQAASHAWVDVWLEDCGWISVDVTQGQFASEQYCRLAVGRDYSAAAPLRGMRVGGGNETLSVDVKVQVVVKSF
- a CDS encoding alpha-E domain-containing protein, which produces MLSRTADHLFWMARYMERAENTARMLDVTLKALLLPQSEESATRSQRAVLDISELGQAFSERYDALTPENVLRFMVTDADNPSSILRCLQAARENARAVRGAITTESWETINHTWLEFGNRLADNGWLQDPNALFEWVKFRSHLSRGVTLGTALQDGAFYFTQLGTFLERADNTARILDVRFVSGGRETGTVSAAQLDDFYYWTSILSSVSALEIYRQVYRDVLAPERVVELLILNPSMPRSLLASLDGVVTNLAMLTTQNSMECERYAGKLRAELLFSDIRDVLDQGLHEYLTQFLARMYVLGNKISTTFLLPTTV